The following coding sequences are from one Diadema setosum chromosome 9, eeDiaSeto1, whole genome shotgun sequence window:
- the LOC140233284 gene encoding large neutral amino acids transporter small subunit 1-like, with translation MPQHSLSRSSLSSSFRRCRNNNATTSTIDIDLVGNEYVENQTNDVDVSRESPLGSNSARVGLTIQRHFGSLHCVCVVLGVCVSFGSLFSVRQILVHSGGLVPALLVWLSAGAMMFVGAQCYAELATSVAKTGGDFIFLFHALPVKMPAFMQVWMGLVMGSGTAISVLGKLAAAHLLALVCNRCGDETDHTATEIKLIAGLLICVLMAVHCRSTLLAAWLQVILTFMKLASFVAIIVLGFVDLASG, from the exons ATGCCACAACATTCCTTAAGTCGATCATCTTTGTCTTCCAGTTTTCGTCGTTGTCGAAACAACAATGCCACGACATCGACCATCGACATCGATCTCGTAGGAAATGAATACGTTGAAAACCAAACCAATGATGTGGACGTTTCGAGGGAGAGTCCTCTTGGTTCGAACTCAGCAAGGGTTGGTCTTACAATCCAAAGACACTTTGGATCCCTACACTGCGTGTGCGTTGTACTCGGAGTGTGTGTTAGCTTCGGTTCCCTCTTCTCCGTACGGCAGATCCTGGTGCACTCAGGCGGCCTCGTTCCCGCACTCTTGGTATGGCTATCCGCTGGTGCCATGATGTTCGTCGGGGCCCAGTGCTACGCCGAGCTCGCGACCTCCGTGGCGAAGACCGGCGGGGatttcatcttcctcttccacGCTCTGCCCGTCAAGATGCCAGCTTTCATGCAGGTTTGGATGGGCCTTGTCATGGGCTCGGGCACTGCCATCTCGGTGCTAGGCAAACTAGCAGCGGCCCACCTGTTAGCGCTGGTATGCAACAGGTGCGGTGACGAGACGGACCACACTGCCACTGAAATCAAACTTATTGCGGGCCTTTTAATAT GTGTGCTCATGGCCGTTCATTGCCGCAGCACGCTGCTCGCCGCCTGGCTGCAAGTTATACTCACCTTCATGAAACTCGCATCATTCGTGGCTATTATTGTCTTGGGATTCGTCGACCTAGCTTCGGGTTAG